A genomic segment from Pseudorca crassidens isolate mPseCra1 chromosome 4, mPseCra1.hap1, whole genome shotgun sequence encodes:
- the PRMT9 gene encoding protein arginine N-methyltransferase 9 produces the protein MPNLRPRPRRGAGRGARAAGRDELVSRSLQSAEHCLGAQDFGTAYAHYLLVLSLAPELKDDVKETFQYTLFRWAEELDALSRTQDLLGCYEQALELFPDDEVICNSMGEHLFRMGFRDEAAGYFRKAVKLNPDFSDAKENFYRVANWLVERWHFLMLNDTRRNMIYNAAIQKAVRLGSGSVLDIGAGTGILSMFAKKAGAHLVYACELSKTMYELACDVVAANEMEAGIKLLHMKSLDIEIPKHIPERVSLVVTETVDAGLFGEGIVESLIHAWEHLLLQPKTKGENGNCEKYGKVIPASAVIFGMAVECAEIRRHHRVGIKDIAGICLPTSVKFQSPAYSSVDAEETIEPYTTEKMSRVPGGYLALTECFEIMTVDFNNLQELKSLATKKPDKIGIPVIKEGILDAIVVWFVLQLDDEHSLSTSPSEETCWEQAVYPVHDLADYWIKPGDQVMMEVSCQDCYLRIQSISVFNSEHEMDVGKSFTKNKDLLPLGNEAELCSALANLQTSKPDAVEQTCVLESTEIALLNNIPYHEGFKMAMKKVLSSLTLEKRGQAMDTQCQSNEMSCESGQNNSAQSIPEPLYVLDVSEGFSILPIIAGTLGQVKPYSSVEKDQHRMTLDLISEANHFPKETLEFWLRHVEDESAVLQRPKSDKLWSIIILDVIEPSGLLQQEIMEKAAISRCLLQSGGKIFPQYMLMFGLLVESQTLVEENAVQGTERTLGFNIAPFINQFRVPIRVFLDLSSLPCIPLSKPVELLRLDLMTPYLNTSNREVKVCICKSGQVTAIPFWYHMYLDDEIRLDTSSESSHWKQAAVVLDNPIQVEMGDELVLNVQHHKSNVSITVKQ, from the exons ATGCCGAACTTGCGGCCCAGGCCCCGCCGAGGCGCCGGACGGGGCGCCAGGGCAGCCGGGCGGGACGAGCTGGTGTCGCGGTCCTTGCAGAGCGCAGAGCACTGCCTGGGCGCCCAGGACTTCGGCACCGCCTATGCCCACTACCTCCTCGTGCTCAGCCTGGCGCCGGAGCTGAAAGACGATGTGAAG gaAACTTTTCAGTATACGCTCTTCAGATGGGCTGAAGAACTTGATGCACTCAGTCGAACACAAGACCTACTTGGTTGCTATGAGCAAGCCTTGGAACTGTTTCCTGATGATGAAGTGATTTGCAATAGTATGGGGGAGCATCTCTTCAG AATGGGCTTCAGAGATGAAGCAGCCGGGTATTTTCGTAAAGCAGTGAAGCTAAACCCGGATTTCAGTGATGCAAAGGAGAATTTTTATCGTGTTGCAAACTGGTTGGTGGAGCGCTGGCACTTTCTCATGCTTAATGACACCAGGAGGAATATGATTTATAACGCAGCGATCCAAAAGGCGGTTCGTTTGGGCTCCGGAAGCGTTTTGGACATTGGAGCAGGAACTGGAATACTAAG CATGTTTGCTAAAAAAGCTGGAGCGCACTTGGTGTATGCCTGTGAGTTATCCAAGACCATGTATGAACTTGCCTGTGATGTAGTGGCAGCAAACGAGATGGAAGCAGGGATCAAACTCTTACATATGAAGTCGCTTGACATAGAAATTCCAAAACACATTCCTGAAAG AGTGTCCCTTGTTGTAACAGAAACTGTCGATGCAGGTTTATTTGGAGAAGGAATTGTGGAGAGTTTGATTCATGCATGGGAACATTTGCTTTTGCAGCCAAAG aCCAAAGGTGAAAATGGTAATTGTGAAAAATATGGGAAAGTTATACCGGCAAGTGCTGTTATATTTGGGATGGCAGTAGAATGTGCAGAGATAAGAAGACATCATAG GGTGGGTATTAAGGACATTGCTGGGATCTGTTTGCCAACCAGTGTGAAATTTCAGAGTCCAGCGTATTCTTCTGTAGATGCTGAAGAAACAATTGAACCTTATACAACCGAAAAGATGAGTCGAGTTCCTGGAGGATATTTGGCTTTGACAGAGTGCTTTGAAATTATGACAGTAGATTTCAACAATCTTCAG GAATTAAAAAGTCTTGCAACTAAAAAACCTGATAAAATTGGTATCCCTGTTATTAAAGAAGGCATACTCGATGCCATTGTGGTTTGGTTTGTACTCCAGCTTGATGATGAACACAGTTTATCCACAAGTCCTAGTGAGGAAACATGCTGGGAACAGGCTGTCTACCCTGTACATGACCTTGCAG ACTACTGGATAAAGCCTGGGGACCAGGTGATGATGGAAGTGTCTTGTCAGGATTGTTACCTAAGAATCCAGAGTATCAGTGTCTTCAATTCGGAGCATGAAATGGATGTTGGGAAAAGTTTTACCAAGAATAAAGACTTGCTGCCTTTAGGAAATGAGGCTGAGCTCTGTAGTGCCCTGGCCAATCTTCAGACCAGTAAACCAGATGCTGTGGAGCAGACTTGTGTTTTGGAATCCACAGAAATTGCTTTGCTTAATAACATCCCATACCATGAAGGCTTTAAAATGGCAATGAAGAAAGTGTTGTCTTCACTGACTCTGGAGAAACGGGGTCAGGCCATGGATACCCAGTGTCAGAGTAACGAGATGAGCTGTGAAAGTGGACAGAATAATTCTGCACAGAGCATCCCTGAACCTTTGTATGTGTTAGATGTGTCTGAGGGCTTCTCTATTCTGCCTATAATTGCTGGCACACTCGGGCAGGTTAAACCTTATAGTTCTGTGGAGAAAGACCAGCATCGTATGACTCTGGACCTCATATCTGAAGCCAATCACTTTCCTAAAGAAACACTTGAGTTTTGGTTGAGACATGTGGAAGATGAATCCGCTGTGTTGCAAAGGCCAAAATCAGACAAGTTGTGGAGTATAATTATACTGGATGTCATTGAGCCATCTGGGCTCCTTCAGCAGGAAATAATGGAAAAAGCGGCAATATCCAG GTGTTTGCTACAGTCTGGAGGTAAGATCTTTCCCCAGTACATGCTGATGTTTGGGTTGCTCGTGGAATCGCAGACACTGGTGGAGGAGAACGCTGTGCAGGGAACAGAACGAACTCTTGGATTTAATATCGCACCTTTTATTAACCAGTTTCGG GTACCTATACGTGTATTTTTGGACCTATCCTCGCTGCCCTGTATACCTTTAAGCAAACCAGTGGAACTCTTAAGACTAGACTTAATGACGCCATATTTGAACACCTCTAACAGAGAAGTAAAG GTATGCATATGTAAATCTGGACAAGTGACTGCCATTCCCTTTTGGTATCATATGTACCTTGACGATGAGATTAGGTTGGATACTTCCAGTGAATCCTCCCACTGGAAACAAGCTGCAGTTGTTTTAGATAATCCCATCCAGGTGGAAATGGGAGACGAACTTGTACTCAACGTCCAGCACCACAAAAGCAACGTCAGCATCACAGTAAAGCAATGA